The following nucleotide sequence is from Nocardioides daedukensis.
TGCCTACTGGGCGATCCTGGCGCACCGCGTCGAGGGCCCGTGGCTCAAGGACGCCGGCGTGAAGAACATGAATGAGCTCACCGACGCCGACTGGGAGAAGCTGCGCCACGAGCTCGGCAACCAGCGCCTGCTCGGGATGAGCCTCGACTCGGGTGGTCACCTCACCCACGGCTTCCGGCCGAACATCAGCGGCAAGATGTTCCACCAGCAGCAGTACGGCACCGACCCCGAGACCGGCCTGCTCGACTACGACGCCCTGCGCGCCAAGGCGAAGGAGTTCAAGCCGCTGATCCTGGTCGCGGGCTACTCCGCCTACCCGCGCCGGGTGAACTTCGCCAAGATGCGTGAGATCGCCGACGAGGTCGGCGCGACCCTGATGGTCGACATGGCGCACTTCGCCGGCCTGGTGGCCGGAAAGGTCTTCACCGGCGACGAGGACCCGGTGCCGCACGCCCACGTCGTCACCAGCACCTCGCACAAGTCGCTGCGAGGCCCGCGCGGTGGCTTCATCCTGGCCACCGAGGAATATGCCCCCAGCGTCGACCGCGGGTGCCCGATGGTCCTCGGCGGACCGCTCTCCCACGTGATGGCGGCAAAGGCCGTCGCGTTCGCGGAGGCGCGTCGTCCCGAGTTCGCGACCTATGCCCAGGCCGTGGCCGACAACGCCAAGTCGCTCGCCGCGGGGTTCATGTCGCGCGGGGCCAAGCTGGTCACCGACGGCACCGACAACCACATCGTGCTCCTGGACGTCAGCTCCTTCGGCCTCACCGGCCGTCAGGCCGAGTCGGCCCTGCTCGATGCTGGTGTGGTCACCAACCGCAACTCGGTTCCCGCCGACCCGAACGGCGCCTGGTACACCTCCGGCATCCGGTTCGGCACCCCGGCGCTGACCACCCGCGGGTTCGGGCACGACGAGTTCGACAAGGTCGCCGAGCTGGTCGTCGACGTACTGAAGAACACCGAGGCGGGCACCAACAAGGCCGGGGCACCGTCGAAGGCGACCTACAGGCTGGCCGACGGTGTCGCCGACAAGACCCGCGCAGCATCGGCGGAGATGCTCGACAAGCACCCGCTCTACCCGGGACTCGACCTGTCCTGACCCGACACCTCCGCGCGGCGACGCGCCAGGTGGGCACGCTCGGTGTCGTTGCGGCACAGGGCGATGGCTTCGTCGTACGCCGCACACGCGGCGTCGACGTCGCCCGTCCGCACGAGCAGCTCGGCCTGCACCGAGGCAAGACGGTGCGCCCCGGCCGACCTCATCGCGCTCTGGTCGATGCCTTCCAGGGCCGCAAGGCCGGCGACGGGACTCTCTGACTCTGCGACGGCCACCGCACGGGCGAGATGGGTCGCCGGTGAAGGCTGCAGCGCCAGGAGCTGGTCGTAGGTCGTCACGATGCGAGCCCAGTCGGTGTCGGCGGGGCTGGGGGAGAGTGCGTGCTCGGCGGCGATCCGGGCCTGCAGCACATAGCTCGCAGCCACCGGGGTGAGTGGTCGGCGCAGGGCCGGACGCGTGAGCAACGCGCGTGCTTCCTCGATCTCGTCGCGGTGCCACAACGCGCGGTCCTGCTCGGCCAGCAGGACGAGGTCGTTGTCTGCGCCCACGCGGGCGTCGCGTCGTGAGTGCTGGAACAGCATCAACGCCAGCAGCGCCACCAGGACGGGCTCGTCCGGGCGCAAAGAGAGCGCCACCCGCGTCAACGAGATGGCCGACCCGGCCAGCTCCGCTCGGAGCAGGTCCGGCCCGCTGCCGGGGGCGTAGCCGGCGGTGAACGCGAGGTAGGCGGTCTGGGCGACGATGTCCAAGCGCTGCGCGACGTCGACGGATGCAGGCACTGAGAACGGGATGCCCGCAGTGACGATCTTCTTCTTCGCTCGGGTCAGCCTCGCTGCCATGGTGGCCTCGGGAACCAGGAAGAGCCGCGCGATGTCGTGGGT
It contains:
- a CDS encoding glycine hydroxymethyltransferase → MSDLTATTSSAYKQALEVIASVEPRIADATRQELADQRSSLKLIASENYASPAVLLTMGTWFSDKYAEGTVGHRFYAGCQNVDTVESLAAEHARELFGAEYAYVQPHSGIDANLTAYWAILAHRVEGPWLKDAGVKNMNELTDADWEKLRHELGNQRLLGMSLDSGGHLTHGFRPNISGKMFHQQQYGTDPETGLLDYDALRAKAKEFKPLILVAGYSAYPRRVNFAKMREIADEVGATLMVDMAHFAGLVAGKVFTGDEDPVPHAHVVTSTSHKSLRGPRGGFILATEEYAPSVDRGCPMVLGGPLSHVMAAKAVAFAEARRPEFATYAQAVADNAKSLAAGFMSRGAKLVTDGTDNHIVLLDVSSFGLTGRQAESALLDAGVVTNRNSVPADPNGAWYTSGIRFGTPALTTRGFGHDEFDKVAELVVDVLKNTEAGTNKAGAPSKATYRLADGVADKTRAASAEMLDKHPLYPGLDLS
- a CDS encoding RNA polymerase sigma factor, whose amino-acid sequence is MTADRRADEHAVLDRTVREQWGRLMSLLLAQFRRLDLAEEALADAVEAAARHWPSRGVPDNPAAWLLTAARRRVLDHIRAEATARRRAPLLVSDAEQREQSTRVMADPGGVIEDDLLRLVMMCAHPSLSPESASALALRLVVGVSTHDIARLFLVPEATMAARLTRAKKKIVTAGIPFSVPASVDVAQRLDIVAQTAYLAFTAGYAPGSGPDLLRAELAGSAISLTRVALSLRPDEPVLVALLALMLFQHSRRDARVGADNDLVLLAEQDRALWHRDEIEEARALLTRPALRRPLTPVAASYVLQARIAAEHALSPSPADTDWARIVTTYDQLLALQPSPATHLARAVAVAESESPVAGLAALEGIDQSAMRSAGAHRLASVQAELLVRTGDVDAACAAYDEAIALCRNDTERAHLARRRAEVSGQDRSSPG